The region CAACGGGCGGCCCTCTTGCAGTGCCTCCCAGTTTCGGCGTGTCAGTTCACCCACGCGCGCTTGCATGTAGCGCGGGATGTTCGCGGTGTGCGGGGTAATCAGGCAGCGGTCCATCTGCCACAGCGGGTGATCCTCCGGCAGCGGCTCAGGGTCCGTCACGTCCAGGCCAGCGCCAGCAATCGTGCCATCCTGCAGGGCCTTGGTCAGCGCCTCCGTATCAATCAGTGGGCCACGGCCAACGTTGACCACCACCGCGTTCGGCTTCATCGCGCGCAGCACCTCCGCGTTGACGAGGTGGTGCGTCTGCTTCGTCAGTGGCGCGATGAGCACGAAGTAGTCCGCCTCCGACCACACATCCTGCGCCTCGGACATCGCCACGGTGCGTTTGGCCCCCGGCACCGGGTTGCCGGAGCGGTTCACCGCAATAATCTCCGGCCCGAACGGCTCGAGGAAGCGGATCAGCATCTTACCGATGCCACCCGCCCCAATCACCGCGACCTTCTTGTTGTCGAACAGGTAGTCCGTCTCCTCGTTGAGCTGCCTGTCGTTCCACTGCGGCGTCACCGCCTTGTGCCGGTGCAGCACCCCCAACAGCAGCGCCAGTGCCGCCTCGGCCACAGTGTCGTCGTATATCCCGGCGGCATTAGCCACCGGCACATCGACATCGAGCACCCCTGCCTCTACCAGCTTTTCGACGCCCGCATACGCCACCTGCACAAGCTTCACGCTCGGCGGTAATTCCTCTGGGAAATCTTCCGGATTCCCGCGAAACACCAACACGTCTGGAG is a window of Corynebacterium pseudogenitalium DNA encoding:
- a CDS encoding D-isomer specific 2-hydroxyacid dehydrogenase family protein gives rise to the protein MKFAFLPKPWDAVVDDLTDHGHTFVDLDESPDVLVFRGNPEDFPEELPPSVKLVQVAYAGVEKLVEAGVLDVDVPVANAAGIYDDTVAEAALALLLGVLHRHKAVTPQWNDRQLNEETDYLFDNKKVAVIGAGGIGKMLIRFLEPFGPEIIAVNRSGNPVPGAKRTVAMSEAQDVWSEADYFVLIAPLTKQTHHLVNAEVLRAMKPNAVVVNVGRGPLIDTEALTKALQDGTIAGAGLDVTDPEPLPEDHPLWQMDRCLITPHTANIPRYMQARVGELTRRNWEALQEGRPLPTQIDVEEGY